A stretch of the Chitinophagaceae bacterium genome encodes the following:
- a CDS encoding DUF3455 domain-containing protein yields MKRRINQTKLFGALMLMTFFTLVFTSCQKENVIPSESEFSSTTSVDLKQGPDVPEIIAVPAGNRVIWHAYATGVQIYQVQQSTTDPNVYLWVFLAPSATLFSDAGLTHQVGTHYIGPTWKVTTGRKNGEFVVGVKLQGITQDATAVAWLLLQAVPNSDPNYFNEVTYIQRINTAGGLAPTTGADADHLGEQVEIPYTAEYYFFGSN; encoded by the coding sequence ATGAAAAGACGAATCAATCAAACAAAACTCTTCGGCGCTTTAATGCTGATGACCTTTTTCACACTTGTATTTACAAGTTGTCAAAAAGAAAATGTTATTCCTTCAGAGAGTGAATTTAGCAGCACCACTTCTGTAGACTTAAAACAAGGACCTGACGTACCTGAAATTATTGCCGTACCTGCCGGAAACAGGGTGATCTGGCATGCATATGCAACAGGTGTTCAAATCTACCAGGTTCAGCAAAGCACTACTGATCCCAATGTTTATCTCTGGGTTTTCTTAGCACCTTCCGCCACGTTGTTTTCAGATGCAGGACTCACCCACCAGGTTGGTACTCATTACATAGGCCCCACATGGAAAGTAACCACCGGACGCAAGAATGGGGAGTTTGTAGTTGGAGTTAAATTGCAGGGTATTACTCAGGATGCAACTGCTGTTGCCTGGTTGCTGCTTCAGGCAGTGCCGAATTCCGATCCGAACTATTTCAATGAAGTTACTTATATCCAACGCATCAACACCGCGGGCGGACTGGCACCAACCACCGGCGCTGACGCTGATCATTTAGGTGAACAGGTAGAAATTCCATACACTGCTGAATATTATTTCTTCGGTTCAAATTGA
- a CDS encoding Hpt domain-containing protein — translation MPVPANSLIDLSFVTSIAKGSPEVILKYLHIFLEDTPPQIAALEKSVEANDWNGVGNISHALKSQLNFIGAKSTAQLAGAIKDASEKNIEQDSLPSRMKEFSEKYAQIHKELVETVNKLSGKL, via the coding sequence ATGCCTGTTCCTGCTAATAGCCTTATTGACTTATCATTTGTGACTTCCATTGCTAAAGGAAGTCCTGAAGTTATTTTGAAGTACCTGCATATTTTTTTAGAAGACACTCCACCACAAATTGCTGCACTTGAAAAATCAGTTGAAGCGAATGATTGGAATGGAGTTGGAAACATCTCACATGCATTGAAATCGCAACTTAATTTTATAGGTGCCAAATCAACTGCTCAGCTTGCAGGAGCTATCAAAGATGCTTCAGAAAAAAATATTGAACAGGATTCCTTGCCATCGAGGATGAAAGAGTTTTCTGAAAAATATGCTCAGATCCATAAAGAATTGGTGGAGACGGTAAATAAGCTATCAGGAAAATTATGA
- a CDS encoding tetratricopeptide repeat protein: MQKALIISLLRMRIFLLVFSTLVSPFSSGKLFAQDQHTTDSLLKVLTEAQDDTNKVNILNALSKQFWRAGNYDEGKNYSDKALSLAGSLRLGKQQGWVKGIANAYSNMGFIYRNQSNYPESLKSFSLSLKASEEGGYNKGIANAYNNIGIICVYQGNSAEALKNYWAALKIQNEIGNKQGSANAYNNIGLIYEDQGNYPEALKNYFLALKISEEVADKQGMAGPYNNIGNVYLRQDNYSEALKNYSAALKINEETGDKKKIATSYGNVGNAYLRMRNYTEALKYQFSSLKISEEIGNKQNMATANDNIGDIHSKQGDYDQALKNYFSALKIQEEIGEKRGAAISTINIGDVYTKQKLFNKALPFLKKGLSLAKEDENNDAVKGAYLFLAEASADMHDYKSAYEYHQLYSDIKDTLLNIENNKQIAQMQAQYAGEKKDNQIALLNKDKNIQEQKVTQQKFIRNVFIGGLILILLLTALLFNRYMIKIKANHLLEEKNTQIEAEKGRAETSQLRAEKSEKFKEQFLANMSHEIRTPMNAIVGMTNLVLNSKLDEQQHTYMDAIKKSSHNLLVIINDILDLSKIEAGKMEFEKINFKLQDVLNQVYSTLRFKAEEKSLKLNIETNEEVPSVIVGDPVRLNQILLNLAGNAIKFTEKGSVTIDVKNQTLGINNQETEDHIESICNLVFTVSDTGIGIPEERIDTIFESFNQADRDTFRKYGGTGLGLGISKYLIDLQGGSIAVKSKQGEGSSFTFLIPYQVGTIEGLQSETKTIDELQKSKLGNLRILLAEDNYFNQIVLVDTLQVLLPGITVEVAANGREAIEKLKSQHFDLVLMDVHMPEMNGLEAVHIIRETLPSPLNKIKIIALTASVTKAEITNCYEAGMDDYVPKPFEQEELVSKIAKLTLN, translated from the coding sequence ATGCAAAAAGCTCTTATAATCTCATTATTGAGAATGAGAATTTTCCTTCTGGTTTTCTCCACTTTGGTATCTCCATTTTCCTCAGGAAAATTATTTGCACAGGATCAGCACACAACTGATTCGCTGCTAAAGGTTTTAACGGAAGCACAGGATGACACTAACAAAGTCAATATACTGAATGCATTAAGCAAGCAGTTCTGGAGAGCAGGAAACTACGACGAAGGGAAAAATTATAGTGATAAAGCATTGTCCCTTGCGGGTTCACTTCGACTTGGAAAACAACAAGGATGGGTTAAAGGCATAGCAAACGCTTATAGTAATATGGGATTCATATACAGAAATCAGAGTAATTATCCCGAATCTCTGAAAAGTTTTTCCTTGTCATTGAAAGCAAGTGAAGAAGGGGGCTATAATAAAGGTATTGCGAATGCTTACAACAACATCGGAATTATCTGTGTTTATCAAGGTAATAGTGCTGAAGCATTAAAAAATTATTGGGCTGCGTTAAAAATCCAGAACGAAATAGGTAACAAGCAAGGGAGCGCCAACGCATACAATAATATAGGACTGATTTACGAAGATCAGGGTAACTATCCAGAAGCTTTAAAAAATTATTTTCTTGCTTTAAAAATCAGTGAAGAAGTCGCAGACAAGCAAGGTATGGCCGGCCCATATAATAATATCGGTAATGTATATTTGAGACAAGACAATTACTCTGAGGCACTTAAAAATTATTCAGCTGCATTAAAAATTAATGAAGAAACAGGAGACAAAAAAAAGATCGCTACTTCTTATGGAAATGTGGGAAATGCTTATTTAAGAATGCGAAATTATACTGAGGCCCTTAAATATCAATTTTCTTCTTTAAAAATTAGTGAAGAAATAGGAAATAAACAAAACATGGCTACCGCCAATGACAATATTGGTGATATTCATTCAAAACAGGGTGATTATGATCAGGCTTTGAAAAATTATTTTTCGGCTTTGAAAATTCAGGAAGAAATTGGTGAAAAACGCGGTGCTGCCATTTCCACCATTAATATTGGTGATGTATATACCAAGCAAAAGCTATTTAATAAAGCTCTTCCATTCTTGAAGAAAGGCTTGTCACTTGCAAAGGAAGATGAAAATAACGATGCTGTGAAGGGGGCTTATCTATTTCTTGCGGAAGCGTCCGCAGACATGCATGACTATAAAAGTGCTTACGAATATCACCAGTTATATTCTGATATAAAAGACACTTTGCTCAATATTGAGAACAACAAACAAATTGCTCAAATGCAGGCACAATATGCAGGTGAGAAAAAAGACAATCAGATCGCATTGCTCAACAAAGACAAAAATATTCAGGAGCAAAAGGTAACGCAACAAAAATTTATCAGAAATGTATTCATCGGCGGTTTGATTTTAATCCTCTTGCTTACAGCACTCTTATTCAACCGATACATGATAAAAATAAAAGCCAATCACCTCCTCGAAGAGAAAAACACGCAGATCGAAGCAGAGAAGGGACGCGCAGAAACATCTCAACTACGTGCCGAGAAGAGTGAAAAATTCAAGGAACAATTTCTTGCAAACATGAGTCATGAGATTCGAACTCCCATGAATGCCATCGTTGGCATGACGAACCTGGTGTTGAATTCAAAATTAGATGAGCAGCAGCACACTTACATGGATGCTATCAAGAAGTCATCGCATAACCTGCTGGTAATCATCAATGATATTCTTGACCTTTCAAAGATTGAAGCAGGTAAAATGGAGTTTGAGAAGATCAACTTCAAATTACAGGATGTGCTCAATCAGGTTTATAGTACGTTGCGATTTAAAGCAGAAGAGAAAAGTTTGAAACTGAATATAGAAACCAATGAGGAAGTTCCATCTGTAATTGTAGGTGATCCGGTTCGGCTGAATCAGATTCTACTCAACCTGGCTGGTAATGCAATTAAGTTTACGGAGAAGGGATCGGTGACGATTGATGTGAAGAACCAGACTTTGGGGATCAATAACCAGGAGACAGAGGACCATATCGAATCAATTTGCAATTTAGTCTTTACCGTTTCAGATACCGGCATTGGAATTCCTGAAGAAAGGATTGATACGATTTTTGAGAGTTTCAATCAGGCCGACAGGGATACCTTCCGCAAATATGGTGGTACAGGATTGGGTTTAGGCATTTCAAAATACCTTATTGATTTGCAGGGTGGAAGCATAGCGGTAAAAAGTAAACAGGGCGAAGGCAGCTCATTTACTTTCCTAATTCCCTACCAGGTTGGTACCATAGAAGGATTGCAATCGGAAACAAAAACGATTGATGAGCTGCAGAAATCGAAACTTGGTAACTTAAGAATACTTCTTGCTGAAGACAATTACTTTAATCAAATTGTATTGGTGGACACCTTGCAGGTTTTGTTGCCGGGCATCACAGTTGAAGTGGCAGCAAATGGAAGAGAGGCAATAGAAAAATTGAAATCGCAGCACTTCGACCTTGTGCTGATGGATGTTCACATGCCGGAGATGAATGGATTGGAGGCAGTACACATCATTCGAGAAACGCTTCCATCACCACTCAATAAAATCAAGATTATTGCCTTAACGGCAAGTGTTACAAAAGCAGAGATCACTAATTGTTATGAAGCTGGTATGGACGATTACGTGCCTAAACCTTTTGAACAGGAGGAGTTGGTGAGTAAGATTGCAAAGCTTACGCTGAACTGA
- a CDS encoding response regulator transcription factor produces the protein MLLRVTIFEDIRLIREYLQQIVDEADGMVCTGAYDDCTDLINRIEATKPHVVLMDIEMPGIKGIEAVQIIKKRFPDVEVLMQTEMEDDDKIFASICAGASGYLLKNTTPEKIIEAIFEVHKGGVPLSPSVARKVLQYMNHQPAPDLQNDFHLSPRELEVVDGLVKGLSYKLIADVCSISIDTVKFHSKNIYRKLHVNSKSEVVIKALKNKIV, from the coding sequence ATGTTGCTCCGTGTCACCATTTTCGAAGACATTCGCCTCATTCGCGAATACCTGCAGCAGATTGTTGATGAAGCCGATGGAATGGTTTGTACAGGTGCTTATGACGATTGCACTGATCTGATCAATCGCATAGAAGCCACAAAGCCGCATGTAGTGCTGATGGATATTGAGATGCCCGGGATAAAAGGTATTGAGGCAGTGCAGATCATCAAGAAACGTTTTCCGGATGTCGAGGTGTTAATGCAGACGGAAATGGAAGATGACGATAAGATATTTGCTTCTATCTGTGCAGGCGCTTCAGGATATTTATTAAAGAATACAACACCGGAAAAAATTATTGAAGCGATTTTCGAAGTACATAAGGGCGGTGTTCCGCTCTCACCTTCTGTAGCGCGCAAAGTATTGCAATACATGAACCATCAGCCAGCGCCGGATTTACAAAATGATTTCCATCTCTCTCCACGCGAATTGGAAGTGGTGGACGGATTGGTGAAAGGCCTGAGCTATAAATTGATTGCTGATGTGTGCTCCATCAGCATCGACACTGTGAAGTTTCACAGTAAAAACATTTACCGAAAATTGCATGTGAACTCTAAATCTGAAGTGGTGATTAAAGCGTTGAAGAATAAAATAGTTTGA
- a CDS encoding nitronate monooxygenase, with amino-acid sequence MKNRITQLFGIKYPIIQAGMIWCSGWELASAVSNAGGLGIIGAGSMYPEILRQHIRKCKAATDKPFAVNVPLLYPDIDVHMKTIMEEGVKIVFTSAGNPKTWTPILKQHNIQVVHVVSSSRFAKKSEDAGCDAVVAEGFEAGGHNGREETTTMVLIPLVKQAINIPLIAAGGIASGRSMMAAFALGADGVQLGTRFAATTESSAHENFKQKIITAEEGSTIVAMKKIVPVRLIKNKFYEQIQAAEDRGAHAEEIKIILGRARAKRGMFEGELEEGELEIGEVSANIRSIKPAGEIVKEVWEEFLSAQQEIGKMDLQ; translated from the coding sequence CCAGGCGGGAATGATCTGGTGTTCCGGTTGGGAGTTGGCTTCTGCAGTCAGCAATGCAGGCGGATTAGGAATTATCGGAGCAGGTTCCATGTATCCGGAAATTCTAAGGCAACACATTCGTAAATGCAAAGCAGCAACCGATAAACCATTTGCAGTAAATGTACCGCTGTTATATCCGGACATTGACGTACACATGAAAACCATAATGGAAGAAGGTGTAAAAATCGTTTTCACTTCAGCAGGTAATCCTAAAACATGGACGCCCATTTTAAAACAGCATAACATCCAGGTGGTTCATGTGGTATCCAGTTCCAGGTTTGCAAAGAAATCAGAAGATGCCGGATGCGATGCAGTAGTTGCTGAAGGTTTTGAAGCCGGTGGACACAATGGCCGCGAAGAAACGACGACCATGGTTTTGATTCCATTGGTAAAACAAGCTATAAATATTCCACTGATTGCAGCAGGCGGTATTGCCTCAGGCAGATCGATGATGGCAGCTTTTGCACTGGGAGCAGATGGTGTGCAGCTTGGAACACGTTTCGCGGCGACTACAGAATCCAGTGCACATGAAAACTTCAAACAAAAAATCATTACTGCTGAAGAAGGCAGTACTATTGTCGCGATGAAGAAGATAGTGCCGGTGCGTTTGATCAAAAATAAATTTTATGAACAGATACAAGCGGCGGAAGATCGAGGCGCTCACGCGGAAGAAATAAAAATCATTCTTGGTCGTGCACGGGCAAAGCGTGGCATGTTTGAAGGTGAGTTGGAAGAAGGCGAGTTGGAGATTGGTGAAGTGAGTGCAAATATCCGTTCTATAAAACCCGCTGGGGAAATTGTTAAGGAAGTGTGGGAAGAGTTTTTATCTGCGCAACAGGAAATTGGGAAAATGGATTTACAGTGA